A genomic region of Neisseria cinerea contains the following coding sequences:
- a CDS encoding Glu/Leu/Phe/Val family dehydrogenase yields MSHAAVKETLNPFEIARKQVKTACDQLKTDPTVYEILKSPKRVLEVTFPVKLDNGTVKTFTGYRSQHNNAVGPYKGGVRFHPGVNLDEVKALSIWMTIKCCVAGIPYGGGKGGITLDPRDYSEAELERIARAYSEAISPLIGEKIDIPAPDVNTNGKIMSWMVDAYENVVKHSAPGVFTGKPVEFGGSLARTEATGYGVNLAAVQALEKLGKDVKGATYAIQGFGNVGYHTGYYAHQSGAKVVAVSTVDVAIYNENGLDMEALFKEFQEKGFITNEAGYGKEITNAELLALDVDVLAPCALENQLTSENAGKVRAKIVVEGANGPTTPEADVILRQNGVLVVPDILANCGGVVVSYFEWVQNLQGYYWEFDEVQEKETVVLRRAFRDIWNLAQEYDVDLRTASYMMSIRRVEKAMKLRGWY; encoded by the coding sequence ATGTCTCATGCTGCTGTAAAAGAAACCCTCAATCCGTTTGAAATCGCCCGCAAACAGGTGAAAACCGCCTGTGATCAACTGAAAACCGACCCGACTGTTTATGAAATCCTGAAAAGTCCGAAGCGCGTTTTGGAAGTTACCTTTCCTGTCAAACTCGACAATGGCACGGTTAAAACCTTTACCGGCTACCGTTCGCAACACAACAACGCCGTCGGCCCCTATAAAGGCGGCGTGCGCTTCCATCCTGGTGTGAATTTGGACGAAGTCAAAGCACTGTCAATTTGGATGACTATTAAATGCTGCGTGGCCGGTATTCCTTACGGCGGCGGCAAAGGTGGCATTACCTTGGATCCGCGCGATTATTCCGAAGCGGAACTGGAACGCATCGCACGCGCTTATTCCGAAGCCATTTCTCCGCTGATTGGCGAGAAAATCGACATTCCTGCACCTGATGTGAACACCAACGGCAAAATCATGTCTTGGATGGTTGATGCCTATGAAAACGTGGTGAAACATTCCGCACCGGGCGTGTTTACCGGTAAACCGGTTGAGTTCGGCGGCTCTTTGGCGCGTACCGAAGCTACCGGTTACGGCGTGAACCTCGCTGCCGTCCAAGCTTTGGAAAAACTGGGCAAAGATGTGAAGGGTGCCACTTACGCCATTCAAGGCTTCGGTAATGTCGGCTACCACACAGGCTATTACGCACATCAATCCGGCGCGAAAGTCGTTGCCGTATCTACTGTTGACGTTGCTATCTACAATGAAAACGGTTTGGATATGGAAGCTCTGTTTAAAGAGTTCCAAGAAAAAGGCTTCATTACCAATGAAGCGGGCTACGGCAAAGAAATTACCAACGCCGAACTTTTGGCTTTGGATGTGGACGTACTCGCCCCTTGCGCATTGGAAAACCAACTGACTTCCGAAAACGCCGGCAAAGTCCGTGCGAAAATCGTGGTTGAAGGCGCAAACGGCCCGACTACTCCTGAAGCCGACGTTATCCTGCGTCAAAACGGCGTATTGGTTGTTCCTGATATTTTGGCAAACTGCGGCGGAGTGGTGGTATCTTATTTTGAATGGGTACAAAATCTGCAAGGCTACTACTGGGAATTTGACGAAGTTCAAGAGAAAGAAACCGTTGTCCTGCGCCGTGCGTTCCGCGATATTTGGAACTTGGCTCAAGAATACGATGTCGACCTGCGTACCGCTTCTTACATGATGAGTATCCGTCGTGTTGAAAAAGCGATGAAACTGCGCGGCTGGTATTGA